A region of the Desulfobacter postgatei 2ac9 genome:
TTTTTTTCTGGATAGGCGGAAATAGGGAACACTAGTTAAGAATGTATTTTGAGGGGTTGGCAGGGGTCCCGTTGACAAGAACCTCATAGTGAAGATGGGGCCCGGTGGTTCGGCCGGTATTGCCTAATGTGGCAATTGTCTCTCCGCGGTTAACCTGTTGGTGTTTATGGACGAGGATATCTCTTAAATGGGCATATTTGGTAGCTTTCCCATATCCGTGGTCAATAATGACGACATTTCCATAGCCGTTCTTTCGTCCGGCAAAGACCACTTTACCGGCCGCCGTTGAAACAATTTTAGTGCCCATTCGGTTGGAGATATCAAGACCTGAATGAAATGTTTTTCCTCCAGTGAATGGGCACTTGCGGTAACCAAAAGGCGAGGTTATCATACCTGAGACCGGCTTGATGGAAGGGGATGAGGCCAGCAGGTTTTTCTTTTTTTCCAATTTATCGATCAGTTCTTTGAAATCCAGTTTCCCTTTATCTGCAACAGATCTGATCTGTTTTACCTGATGATGCATCTCTCGTATCAACGCGTTATGATGGACATCCAGGGGTATCTCTTGATCCAGATTGGTTTCCGGTACTCCGCCGATGCCCCAAAGGCCTGATGATTGCCCTGATTTGTCAATATCGGCAATGAGGCGGACCTGATTCTCCAATTGCCCAAGTTTTGAGATTTGTTCCTTTAGTCCCTGAATTTCCGCGGCAAACACCTGGATCTGGCGTCTCTGGTCTTCAAGTTCCGTTTTTTGACCCTCGATGGTTTCATGGAGCGCTGTGTTATCCCAGTCAGCCCGCTTAAGCAAATAGTAATCATACCCCAAATAGGATACTGCGCCGACGAAGAGCAAAAAAAGAGGAATAGAAAAAAATAAAAACGATTTTCTAAGTGAAATTTCTCTTATATTTGAACTATCGTCTGAATGAAACCATATTTTGATTCGGTTTTTCATCTGGATATTAATACAAGTTCTATGACCCGCGTGTCAAGTAAAAATGCCCCTACAGCGGGGTTTGCACCCAATCCAAACCGGCTTTCTCATCAATGTCGAACATAATATTCATATTCTGAACGGCCTGACCGGAAGCGCCTTTGAGCAGGTTATCAATGCCGGAAACCAGTATCAGTCGGCCTGATTCAGGTTCCAGATGAAAGCCGATATCGCAGCAGTTCGTCCCCTTGATATGGGACATGTTCGGAAATTTATCCGGGGGTAGAATCCTGATGAAGGGTTCGTTCTCGTACCATTTATTCAGGGCCTCGCGAATTTGTTTTTCGGCGACATTTTCACAGGTTTGGGCATAAATGGTTGAAACCATCCCCCGGGTTACGGGCACCAGGTGGGGAACAAAGGTCAGGGAAACGGGTTCTCCGGCTGCCTTGGTTAACACCTCGTTGATTTCAGGGGTGTGCCTGTGATTGCCCACTTTATACGGACCAAAAGATTCGTTTACCTCACAAAAATGGGTAGTCAGTGAAAGAGAGCGGCCTGCGCCGCTGACCCCGGATTTAGAATCTGAAATAAGGCCCTGGGGAGAAATCAGTTTTTCCTTGAGCAACGGAACCAGGGGCAGAAGGATGGATGTTGGGTAACACCCGGGATTCCCGATTATCCTTGCGCTTCTGATGCGATCCCGATTGAGTTCACACAAGCCGTAAACACTTTCCTCCAGAAGCTTTGGGGCAGTGTGTGGCTGATATACCGCTTCATATGCTTTGGCATCATCAAACCTGAAGTCCGCTGAAAGATCTATGACTTTTATACCCTGGTCTATGAGTTTTGGCGCAAAGGCCATTGATACCTTGTGGGGCAAGGCCAGAAATACGACATCCACTTTACTTGAAAGCGCAACGGCATCAAAGGGTGTGCATACCAGGGATTCAAATCCGCGCATGGACGGAAATATGTCGGTAAACGCTTTCCCCTGGTATGAGTTTGAGGTCACTGCTTCAAGGCTGGCCTTAGGGTGGTTGGAAATCAGTTTGACCAGTTCGAGGCCGGTATAGCCTGATGCGCCTGCTATTGCTGTTTTAATCATCATTTTAATCTTTATCTTTAGTCTTAATGTTTTAGATTTAGTGGTCGCACGCCCCCGAGTTTGGGTGCAAAGACATCCATCTCCAGAATGCCGATGGATGCCTTTGCGGCAAACACTAAAATAAAATCAGCAATTGTGCAAATCC
Encoded here:
- a CDS encoding M23 family metallopeptidase, which translates into the protein MGYDYYLLKRADWDNTALHETIEGQKTELEDQRRQIQVFAAEIQGLKEQISKLGQLENQVRLIADIDKSGQSSGLWGIGGVPETNLDQEIPLDVHHNALIREMHHQVKQIRSVADKGKLDFKELIDKLEKKKNLLASSPSIKPVSGMITSPFGYRKCPFTGGKTFHSGLDISNRMGTKIVSTAAGKVVFAGRKNGYGNVVIIDHGYGKATKYAHLRDILVHKHQQVNRGETIATLGNTGRTTGPHLHYEVLVNGTPANPSKYILN
- the argC gene encoding N-acetyl-gamma-glutamyl-phosphate reductase; this translates as MIKTAIAGASGYTGLELVKLISNHPKASLEAVTSNSYQGKAFTDIFPSMRGFESLVCTPFDAVALSSKVDVVFLALPHKVSMAFAPKLIDQGIKVIDLSADFRFDDAKAYEAVYQPHTAPKLLEESVYGLCELNRDRIRSARIIGNPGCYPTSILLPLVPLLKEKLISPQGLISDSKSGVSGAGRSLSLTTHFCEVNESFGPYKVGNHRHTPEINEVLTKAAGEPVSLTFVPHLVPVTRGMVSTIYAQTCENVAEKQIREALNKWYENEPFIRILPPDKFPNMSHIKGTNCCDIGFHLEPESGRLILVSGIDNLLKGASGQAVQNMNIMFDIDEKAGLDWVQTPL